From a single Glycine soja cultivar W05 chromosome 19, ASM419377v2, whole genome shotgun sequence genomic region:
- the LOC114398440 gene encoding peptide chain release factor PrfB2, chloroplastic-like, producing the protein MSRFLGKSLRTKGPLFLHKILGISSESHNILVLSRYRRHFSHSLPHNTSNLVPSTGSLQIRFFASEAAAATTEPSTSDGLTVQGILANNWNILDENDGDWKSHATAIAQSIHLIKRRLHWEKLKVRLDMLSFQLSKEDLWDDPVRAGKISREHGSLLGKMKEVNAFEQELLEHIDMIKLAREENDADLESESLKALLNMRRNAKEKELEALLSGEQDSCSCYIEVQAGAGGTESMDWAAMVMQMYKSWAQRRGYKVTVVDEMPGEIAGIKRATIKVDGEFAFGYAKAEIGVHRLVRISPFDSNKRRHTSFAAVAVIPILGDGSTHVQINESDLRIERFRAGGAGGQHVNTTESAVRIVHIPTGVTATCQNERSQHQNKASAMAVLQSRLDQLEMARQAQFNAQHTQSLTDITWGSQIRSYVLHPYRMVKDLRTNYEVSDPDSVLEGDLDSFILSYLSASLDKDDDA; encoded by the exons ATGTCCCGTTTCCTAGGAAAATCCCTTAGGACTAAGGGGCCCTTGTTTCTGCACAAAATTTTGGGAATCTCGTCCGAGTCGCATAACATCCTGGTTTTATCAAGGTATCGCCGCCACTTTTCACATTCCCTTCCCCACAATACTTCAAATTTGGTTCCAAGTACCGGGTCTCTCCAAATTCGGTTCTTTGCCTCTGAGGCCGCTGCTGCCACCACTGAACCCTCAACCTCCGATGGGCTCACGGTCCAAGGAATTCTGGCCAATAATTGGAACATTCTCGACGAAAACGACGGCGATTGGAAGAGTCATGCCACCGCCATAGCTCAATCTATTCACTTGATCAAACGCCGTTTACat TGGGAAAAATTGAAGGTGAGGTTGGATATGTTATCATTCCAGCTGAGTAAGGAAGACCTTTGGGATGATCCGGTGCGTGCAGGTAAAATAAGCCGAGAGCACGGTTCGCTcttgggaaaaatgaaagaggTAAATGCATTTGAACAAGAGTTGCTTGAGCACATTGACATGATAAAGCTTGCGCGCGAAGAGAATGATGCGGATTTGGAATCG GAATCACTGAAAGCGTTGCTTAACATGAGAAGAAATGCAAAAGAGAAAGAGCTAGAGGCATTGCTTTCTGGGGAGCAAGATTCTTGTTCGTGCTACATTGAG gtTCAAGCTGGTGCTGGGGGTACTGAGAGCATGGACTGGGCTGCGATGGTCATGCAGATGTATAAGTCATGGGCACAGCGACGTGGATATAAAGTAACTGTAGTGGATGAAATGCCTGGTGAGATTGCAGGAATCAAG CGAGCTACCATCAAAGTAGATGGTGAGTTTGCATTTGGATATGCCAAAGCAGAAATAGGAGTGCACAGGCTGGTGCGCATATCACCTTTTGACAGTAATAAGCGCCGGCATACTTCATTTGCCGCTGTGGCAGTGATTCCAATCCTTGGTGATGGATCTACCCATGTACAAATTAATGAATCTGATCTTCGAATTGAACGATTTCGTGCTGGTGGTGCTGGTGGCCAACATGTTAACACAACTGAGAGTGCTGTAAGAATAGTTCATATTCCTACAGGAGTTACTGCAACTTGTCAGAATGAAAG ATCGCAGCATCAGAATAAGGCTTCAGCAATGGCTGTACTTCAGTCAAGATTAGACCAACTGGAGATGGCACGCCAGGCACAGTTCAATGCACAACATACACAATCTCTCACCGACATAACATGGGGCAGTCAGATTCGTAGTTATGTTCTCCAT CCTTACCGTATGGTGAAAGATCTTAGAACTAACTATGAGGTTTCAG
- the LOC114399015 gene encoding universal stress protein PHOS32-like: MSEATTRNERRVLVAVDEGEESMYALSWSLKNIIFQNSSDTLILLYVKPPHAVYSPLDSTARIDHPETPGYLFSSDVSAAIEKYGQEVADCVLEKAKKLCKDLQNVKVETRVEIGDPRDVICDMSQKLGADLLIMGSHGYGVVKRAFLGSVSNYCSQNVKCPILIVKKPKPSAGAGK, encoded by the exons ATGAGTGAAGCAACAACAAGAAACGAACGGCGGGTTCTGGTGGCGGTGGACGAAGGCGAGGAAAGCATGTACGCTCTTTCTTGGAGCCTCAAGAACATAATTTTCCAAAATTCCAGCGATACCCTTATCCTTCTTTACGTCAAGCCCCCTCATGCCGTTTATTCCCCCTTAGATTCCACAGCCAGGATAGATCATCCTGAAACTCCAG GATATTTGTTTTCGTCGGACGTAAGTGCGGCCATCGAGAAGTATGGCCAAGAAGTGGCAGATTGCGTGttagagaaagcaaaaaaattgtgtaaaGATCTCCAAAAC GTCAAGGTGGAAACCCGGGTAGAAATTGGAGACCCAAGGGACGTGATCTGTGACATGTCTCAAAAGTTGGGTGCTGACTTGTTAATCATGGGTAGCCACGGCTATGGAGTTGTAAAGAG GGCTTTCCTTGGAAGTGTGAGCAATTACTGCTCACAGAACGTGAAGTGCCCAATTTTGATAGTCAAGAAGCCAAAACCATCTGCTGGTGCTGGAAAATGA